Proteins encoded together in one Puntigrus tetrazona isolate hp1 unplaced genomic scaffold, ASM1883169v1 S000000528, whole genome shotgun sequence window:
- the LOC122334433 gene encoding cell wall protein DAN4-like has translation MTGLSDTSTPEPSTTFTSNTATPKQTTSFTSPTLSLNQTSSFTSQLVTPESTANLTSDTSTPEQSTTFTSNTTTPKQTTSFTSPTTFLNQTSSFTSQLVTLEPISNSSLHTSTPEPSTTFTSNTTTPTQTTSFTSPTLSLNETSSFTSQLVTPESTANLTSDTSTPEQSTTFTSNTTTPKQTTSFTSPTTFLNQTSSFTSQLVTLEPISNSSLHTSTPEPSTTFTSNTTTPKQTTSFTSLTTFLNQTSSFPSQLVTPESKANLTSVPSTPEQSTTFTSNTTTTKETTSFTSPTLSLNQTFSFTSQLVTPESKANLTSDTSTPEPSTTFTSNTTTHKQTTSFTLLTTFLNQTSSFTKQLFHITIGNSRVKSKLNIRHINS, from the exons atcagacacatcaactcctgagccatctaccactttcacatcaaatacggcaactcccaagcaaactactagtttcacatCACCTACATTATCTCTCAATCAAACTTCCAGTTTTACATCACAATTGGTAACTCCAGAGTCAACAGCAAATTTAACATCAGACACATCAACTCCTGAGCaatctaccactttcacatcaaatacaacaactcccaagcaaactactagtttcacatcacctacaacatttctcaatcaaacttcCAGTTTCACATCACAATTGGTAACTCTGGAGCCAATTTCAAAttcatcattacacacatcaactcctgagccatctaccactttcacatcaaatacgacaactcccacgcaaactactagtttcacatCACCTACATTATCTCTCAATGAAACTTCCAGTTTTACATCACAATTGGTAACTCCAGAGTCAACAGCAAATTTAACATCAGACACATCAACTCCTGAGCaatctaccactttcacatcaaatacgacaactcccaagcaaactactagtttcacatcacctacaacatttctcaatcaaacttcCAGTTTCACATCACAATTGGTAACTCTGGAGCCAATTTCAAAttcatcattacacacatcaactcctgagccatctaccactttcacatcaaatacgacaactcccaagcaaactactagtttcacatcactaacaacatttctcaatcaaacaTCCAGTTTTCCATCACAATTGGTAACTCCAGAGTCAAAAGCAAATTTAACATCAGTTCCATCAACTCCTGAGCaatctaccactttcacatcaaatacgacaactACCAAGGaaactactagtttcacatCACCTACATTATCTCTCAATCAAACTTTCAGTTTCACATCACAATTGGTAACTCCAGAGTCAAAAGCAAACTTAACATCAGACACATCAACTCCTGAAccatctaccactttcacatcaaatacgacaactcacaagcaaactactagtttcacattacttacaacatttctcaatcaaacttcCAGTTTCACAAAACAATTG TTTCACATCACAATTGGTAACTCCAGAGTCAAAAGCAAACTTAACATCAGACACATCAACTCTTGA